In Salvelinus namaycush isolate Seneca chromosome 12, SaNama_1.0, whole genome shotgun sequence, the DNA window CAACTAGTGAGAAATTGTGACACAagtttgcaacaaaaaaaactccAAACCTACCGATGGGCAGCACGAGGAAGAATGGCAGCCAGCAGAGAATAAACATGCCCACCACCACACCCAGAGTTTTAGCAGCTTTCTTCTCCCGGGAGAACTTGAGCAGTTTCACCGTCAGTGTGCTCCGCGCCTGGCCTTTGCCCGTGACGCAGTATTCTTGCAGCTGTGCGTTTTTGCAGTGGATCCTGAGTGTGAGCTCATTCGAGTCCATGCGTTCTTTCATGACCCCCGCCTCCAAGTTCTTAGTGGTCCGTTTGGCAACTACATACACCTGGCAGTACATGCACAGGATGACAGCCAGAGGTATGTAAAATGAACCGAGGGAGGAGAAGAGTGCGTAAAAGGGCTCTTCGGTGATGGGGCAAACGGTGTCATCATTTGAGGGTGGTTGTTTCCACCCGAGTAGAGGTCCGATGGAGATGACAGTGGCGAGAACCCACACACCGAGCATGGCCAAAATGGCTCTTTTCTCCGTTACTATACAGGGGTACTGCAGTGGGTAGCGCACGCCTATATAACGGTCTATGGATATTACGCACAGGCTCATGATGGAGGCCGTGCAACATAACACGTCCACTGCTGCCCAGATGTCACAGAAGATCCTTCCGAATACCCAGTAGTCGAGAATCTCCAGTGTTGCGGACACGGGCAGCACTGTGGTACCCAGCAACAGGTCCGCAATGGCTAGGTTGATAATGAAATAGTTCGTTGGGATACGTAGGTGTCTGTTGCACACAACGGAAAGTATTACGAGTATGTTGCCCACGATTGCGAACAAAATGAAAGCGCCCAGAACCATACCAACTGACACGGCTCTGGTAAGGTCCAGAGGATTCGTGTCTGTGTAATTCGCTGTGGTCAAGTTGGAATTATTTGCAGACAACAGTCCTGGTGTCTCTGCGTACAGCTCCGAGGACCCGTTACTCCAGAAGTTGGCATCATTAGCAGTATCAAAACTCATGTTGATGACCAGGTTCCTCCATACCAGATAAGTGTAAATCCATAGATCAACACAGACACATTGTTAATTTTGTTAAATCACCAGTATTCTTCATTTCAAGTGGCTTTAGAAATTAAAACAATTACTAAGAATGAGCGCAAAACTGATCGAAAAAGCGCAATGACCTTCTATGGTGTGGTTCCAAAATCCCCTGGTGTTTCCCGGAAAACTTAAATTTCATAACACAAGATTATATCACTTTAACCAGCTGCTGCAGTCGTCGTGACTGTCGCCTCTCACTCCGTTCCCTCCTCTACTCTGCAGCGTTGCCACCGACAAGCTGTCGAAACGCAGCGACACCACCGTCTGACCCCTCCCGCATCCATGTTCACAATATACAACCTTTCCTCCCCTTTCTTCACAGACCTAAACATATTGCCACTGGACGTCATCTGACATGCCCTCACAAAATTGTTTCCAAGACTGACCAATACGGGAATCATGAAACTGAGAAGCACATGGCTATATCAACCGGTAATTTAAATCACAGGCATATGCAATAGCATGTGCCATCAACACGCCAATTATTATATGATATAtctatggtgctttcaagacaaatgGGAGGTCGGagatttccaagttcccagttgttttgaatgctgcATTAAAACCCTACGCAGTATGTGTCAAGGCCAGCGCAACAACAATAAAGTGTTGCATTG includes these proteins:
- the LOC120056748 gene encoding alpha-1A adrenergic receptor-like; protein product: MSFDTANDANFWSNGSSELYAETPGLLSANNSNLTTANYTDTNPLDLTRAVSVGMVLGAFILFAIVGNILVILSVVCNRHLRIPTNYFIINLAIADLLLGTTVLPVSATLEILDYWVFGRIFCDIWAAVDVLCCTASIMSLCVISIDRYIGVRYPLQYPCIVTEKRAILAMLGVWVLATVISIGPLLGWKQPPSNDDTVCPITEEPFYALFSSLGSFYIPLAVILCMYCQVYVVAKRTTKNLEAGVMKERMDSNELTLRIHCKNAQLQEYCVTGKGQARSTLTVKLLKFSREKKAAKTLGVVVGMFILCWLPFFLVLPIGSFNADLRPSETFFKVIFWLGYFNSCLNPIIYPCYSREFKQAFIRILKCRCHQKKKQKGWRAYYNQRSSRLGSTNTSYLNGSQQTLSSINPSPRCVSKGTGSRLEPGFDLNSPSPCTSLPGSPFTGQTRALPGAVYQSASRNNRVHLVSPLAREPVHANGQSRNGEVEHGSIRATSDTIM